A window from Fragaria vesca subsp. vesca linkage group LG5, FraVesHawaii_1.0, whole genome shotgun sequence encodes these proteins:
- the LOC101302168 gene encoding glutathione S-transferase F13-like, whose protein sequence is MGLKLHGLALSTCTARVTTAIYEKGQEFELIPVNLTTGEHKQSGFLAKNPFGQIPALEDGDLTLFESRAIASYVAEKYKDSGSDLIRHNNLKEAALVKVWSEVEAQTFHPVISTIVHQHLILPLFGQQPDQAVIDANLEKLKNILNVYDARLKSSKYLAGDFFSIADLNHFPYLFYFMRSPWTSVVNDRPHVKAWWEDISSRPSFKKVAEGMALGQK, encoded by the exons ATGGGACTCAAGCTTCATGGCCTTGCTCTCTCAACATGCACTGCTCGTGTCACCACCGCCATTTACGAGAAAGGGCAGGAATTCGAGCTCATCCCTGTTAACCTTACCACCGGAGAACACAAGCAGTCAGGTTTCCTTGCCAAAAAT CCCTTTGGTCAAATTCCAGCCCTAGAGGATGGTGATCTCACTCTTTTTG AGTCTAGAGCCATTGCATCATATGTTGCCGAAAAGTACAAGGACTCTGGTTCTGATCTCATCAGGCACAACAACCTCAAGGAAGCTGCACTTGTCAAGGTGTGGTCGGAGGTGGAGGCTCAGACCTTCCACCCGGTAATCTCCACCATTGTCCACCAGCATCTCATTCTCCCATTGTTTGGACAGCAGCCAGACCAAGCAGTGATCGATGCAAACCTGGAGAAGCTCAAGAACATCCTCAATGTCTATGACGCGAGGTTGAAGAGCAGCAAGTACTTGGCAGGAGATTTCTTCAGCATCGCGGATCTTAACCACTTTCCCTACCTTTTCTACTTCATGAGGAGCCCTTGGACTTCGGTGGTGAATGATCGTCCTCATGTGAAAGCCTGGTGGGAGGACATTTCTTCAAGGCCAAGCTTCAAGAAAGTAGCTGAGGGAATGGCCTTAGGTCAGAAGTAG
- the LOC101302459 gene encoding rop guanine nucleotide exchange factor 1-like has product MTYNGLENCILNVQSFENESGTSRGDGFATDSLDDDASTCSSGKDAFGSFSSKWLTVNKDDHGLDDWEHLDSPKNFYIREKPAYALQYTDVEAMKEKFAKLLLGEDITGGYKGLTTALALSNAITNLAATVFGELWKLEPLSEERKRKWRREMDWFLSPTNYMVELVPARQNGANGRTLEIMTPKARADIHINLPALKKLDSMLIETLDSMVDTEFGYVEGGSRAEGRNRTPGQSRRWWLPSPQVPATGLSDTAKNKLLKQGRVVHQVFKAARTINESVLLEMPVPTIIRDALWKSGKASLGEELYKVLTAESSSAEEMLNSLNIKSEHNALEVINRLEAAVFSWKEKITEQESGRSPVRISWSFIKDPMSEIDKMESLLDRAERLLHQLKNRYHNLPQTFLDVTKIQYGKDIGHLILEAYSRVLGNLAFSILSRIGDILQEDALNTPNSFTASSYFPGINFTNNLETSVLGQNIRYSFLDRSSGDRRNSDSTSCSTDLEFSYSVTKGCPVTATPSRARAWCIGREACISVSPTDSP; this is encoded by the exons ATGACATACAATGGCCTTGAAAATTGCATTCTGAATGTTCAATCTTTCGAGAATGAGAGCGGAACAAGTAGAGGTGATGGGTTTGCAACTGACTCATTGGATGATGATGCTTCCACCTGTTCTTCTGGAAAAGATGCTTTTGGCTCATTCTCTTCAAAATGGTTGACAGTGAATAAGGATGACCATGGTCTGGATGACTGGGAGCACTTAGACAGTCCCAAGAATTTTTATATCAGAGAAAAGCCTGCTTATGCACTCCAGTATACAGATGTGGAGGCAATGAAAGAAAAGTTTGCAAAGCTGCTATTAGGTGAAGATATTACTGGAGGGTACAAGGGCCTCACTACTGCTTTAGCATTGTCAAATGCCATCACAAATTTAGCAG CAACGGTTTTTGGAGAGTTGTGGAAACTGGAACCACTTTCTGAAGAGAGGAAAAGGAAATGGCGACGAGAAATGGACTGGTTTCTCTCCCCTACCAACTATATGGTTGAGCTGGTTCCTGCCAGGCAAAATGGTGCTAATGGCCGGACATTAGAG ATTATGACCCCAAAAGCTCGTGCAGACATACACATCAATCTTCCAGCACTTAAGAAGTTGGACTCCATGCTTATT GAGACACTTGATTCAATGGTGGATACTGAGTTTGGGTATGTAGAAGGTGGTAGCAGGGCAGAAGGACGGAACAGAACTCCAGGTCAGAGCAGGCGATGGTGGCTCCCATCACCTCAGGTACCAGCTACTGGGCTCTCTGATACAGCAAAGAATAAGTTACTTAAACAGGGTAGGGTGGTACATCAAGTATTCAAGGCTGCCAGAACCATCAATGAAAGTGTTCTTCTTGAAATGCCTGTGCCAACCATTATCAGGGATGCACTTTGGAAG TCAGGAAAAGCAAGCCTTGGTGAGGAACTGTACAAGGTCTTAACTGCAGAATCAAGCTCAGCTGAGGAAATGCTCAATTCTCTCAATATAAAATCCGAACACAACGCACTCGAGGTTATCAACAGGTTGGAAGCTGCTGTATTTTCATGGAAAGAAAAAATTACAGAACAAGAAAGTGGTAGATCCCCTGTTCGAATATCATGGTCCTTCATTAAGGACCCAATGTCCGAGATTGATAAGATGGAGTCCCTACTGGATCGAGCAGAAAGACTTTTACATCAGCTCAAGAACAGATACCACAACCTTCCTCAAACTTTTCTTGATGTCACAAAAATCCAATATGGCAAG GATATTGGGCATTTGATCTTGGAAGCATATTCTCGAGTCCTTGGAAATTTGGCTTTCAGCATACTATCTAGAATAGGAGATATACTGCAAGAAGATGCTCTGAACACTCCCAATTCATTTACAGCATCATCTTACTTCCCAGGGATTAATTTTACTAATAACTTAGAAACTTCAGTGCTTGGCCAAAACATAAGATACTCATTCCTTGATCGAAGCAGCGGGGATCGCCGTAATTCTGACTCTACTTCATGTAGTACTGATTTAGAGTTCTCGTACAGTGTGACTAAAGGATGCCCTGTAACAGCAACACCAAGTCGGGCTAGGGCTTGGTGCATTGGTAGAGAGGCGTGTATCAGTGTTTCCCCAACAGATTCCCCATGA